The Desulfobaculum bizertense DSM 18034 genomic interval ATGCAGCGCAGGCATGGAACCACACTTTTTACTGGCAGGGCCTCAAAGCGAAAGGCGGTGGGATGCCCCCAGATGCCTTTGGCGCAGACCTCATGGAAACCTATTCCACTCTTGCGCACTTTCAGGATGTCTTTATCGCTACCGCGGCCAGCGTTTTCGGCAGTGGCTGGGCGTGGATCGTGAAAGACAAGGCAGGAAAAATCGACATCATTGGCACACAGGGTGCCGACACGCCACTCACGATGAACAAAACGCCGCTCTTCGTCGTCGACGTCTGGGAGCACGCCTATTATCTCGACTATCAGAACCGCAGAAGCGACTACGTTCAGGCTATCTTCTACTACCTCGCTAACTGGGACGTCGTGAGCAAGCGCTATAACGCCAAATAGCAAAAGGGCGGGATGTTGTTTTTTATTGGGGCGCTGCCCCAAACCCTGCAAGGGGCGCTGCCCCTTGACCCCGCCCAAGGACGAGGCCCTTGGGAATCCCGCTTTCGCCCAAAATTAAAGGGCCGGATGTGTGAAAGCCGTTGGCTTTCCCTTACATCCGGCCCTTTAATTTTGGCCTAGTGGGCGTCCCGTGTGTTCTTTTTCTTTGCGCTCCAACCCTTTCTTTTTGAACGCAAGCGTTCAAAAAGAAAATGGTGGCAACGCACGGGAAAGAGAAAGAAGCCGCTTTA includes:
- a CDS encoding superoxide dismutase, translating into MDETKLTRRDMLRATAMMSLALAGAPLFSAVEAHAAPKAPQLPYAKGSLAPAISQKTLDFHYGKHTLGYYSKLAALISGTKYAKMPLEDIIRSTASNKSTRSIYNNAAQAWNHTFYWQGLKAKGGGMPPDAFGADLMETYSTLAHFQDVFIATAASVFGSGWAWIVKDKAGKIDIIGTQGADTPLTMNKTPLFVVDVWEHAYYLDYQNRRSDYVQAIFYYLANWDVVSKRYNAK